A region of Granulicella sibirica DNA encodes the following proteins:
- the rpsD gene encoding 30S ribosomal protein S4 translates to MARYTGPVCRMCRRDGTKLFLKGAKCFSEKCPVEKRNFPPGQHGQSRKVKKVVGYGLQLREKQKAKRIYFTLETQFRAYYQKAANRTGVTGELLLQQLETRLDNVVYRLGIATSRRQSRQIVRHGHILVNGKKVNIPSFQCKVGDEIAIREGSKALVILEEAKQLASGQRAVPWIDINRDNFSGKIISLPKREDVNLPVNEQLIVELYSK, encoded by the coding sequence ATGGCTCGTTACACAGGACCTGTCTGCCGCATGTGCCGGCGTGATGGAACAAAGCTCTTTCTCAAGGGCGCGAAGTGCTTCAGCGAGAAGTGCCCGGTTGAGAAGCGCAACTTTCCCCCAGGGCAGCATGGGCAGTCGCGCAAGGTGAAGAAGGTTGTGGGCTACGGTCTGCAGCTTCGTGAGAAGCAGAAGGCCAAGCGCATCTACTTTACGCTCGAGACGCAGTTCCGGGCTTACTACCAGAAGGCCGCGAACCGCACCGGCGTTACAGGCGAACTGCTTCTGCAGCAGCTTGAGACGCGTCTGGACAACGTGGTTTACCGGCTTGGGATTGCTACGAGCCGTCGTCAGTCCAGGCAGATTGTCCGGCATGGACATATCCTGGTGAACGGCAAGAAGGTCAACATTCCTTCCTTCCAGTGCAAAGTTGGGGATGAGATCGCGATTCGCGAGGGTTCGAAGGCTCTTGTGATTCTCGAAGAGGCGAAGCAGTTGGCGAGCGGACAGCGTGCGGTGCCGTGGATCGATATCAACCGCGATAACTTCTCGGGCAAGATCATCTCTCTGCCGAAGCGCGAGGATGTGAATCTGCCGGTGAACGAGCAGCTCATCGTCGAACTTTACTCGAAGTAA
- a CDS encoding PAS domain S-box protein, translating into MIRSARVMENRYRSAVDELHRIRRIFDSVPVGISIADATLPDEPLVYVNSAFEKMTGYRAAEVYGRNCRFLQGSLRGQTGALEIREAIAEKRETRALLKNYRKDGISFWNDVLLSPFFDTSGQLTHFVGIQNDVTQEVDAKASLKHMERDLEETQLQLQAILDTMHDAVVVLDRGQNIVKMNESAARFLGLSERTLSSKNVEDTFEAYLPDGSLLPRDEWPSALALKGHFVQDSGIVIVRKDTGKSILAEVSTAPILNQAGEPYLVTVYYRDVTEQSDIVRAHTRLAAIVESSDDAIISKDLHGLVTSWNSGAEKIFGYTAGEILGQSIRLVIPADLQREEDEILEGIRRGDTVEHIETRRRTKSGDIIHLSLTISPIRDANGKVIGASKIGRDITERRRLESQLHQSQKLEAVGQLTGGVAHDFNNLLGVIVGNLDLLERLVPDNAGALKRVRTAQKAAERGADLTRRLLAFSRRDELRPTPASLNESVHNVIALSARLIGPEIKIKSHLDPSLPAIFVDAAALESALLNLFLNARDAMPNGGSLNIMSELRQVRASSIPVQAGDLQAGSYAGISISDTGSGMSKEVLERAFEPFFTTKKRDQGTGLGLAMVYGFVKQSGGTIRIYSEPGFGTTVTFFLPLAETIPEPVVVPTRLAKRNSVGVVLVVDDELDLLEIAAAYLDGMECTHFEAVDGASALERIALHPEIELVVTDVIMPGGMNGFELAEKILQVRPEMKIIYCSGFPEDALAERRSPLMGAPVLRKPYQHVEFEEAVREAFAREEPA; encoded by the coding sequence ATGATTCGATCCGCGCGGGTGATGGAGAACCGTTACAGGTCCGCCGTGGACGAACTCCATCGCATTCGCCGGATCTTTGATTCTGTTCCAGTCGGCATCAGCATTGCGGATGCCACGCTTCCGGACGAACCGCTGGTGTACGTCAACTCCGCCTTTGAAAAGATGACCGGTTACAGGGCTGCCGAAGTCTATGGGCGAAACTGCAGGTTCCTTCAGGGCTCGCTGAGGGGGCAGACTGGCGCGCTGGAGATTCGCGAGGCAATTGCAGAAAAGCGCGAGACTCGTGCCCTGCTAAAGAACTATCGGAAGGACGGTATCTCGTTCTGGAATGATGTTCTGCTTTCCCCGTTCTTCGATACATCGGGCCAGTTGACCCACTTTGTGGGCATTCAAAACGATGTAACGCAGGAAGTCGATGCGAAGGCCTCGCTGAAGCACATGGAGCGTGACCTGGAAGAGACCCAACTCCAGCTTCAGGCGATTTTGGATACGATGCACGACGCTGTCGTGGTGCTGGACCGTGGTCAGAATATCGTGAAGATGAACGAGTCCGCGGCGCGCTTTCTCGGATTGTCCGAGCGAACGCTCTCGAGCAAGAACGTCGAGGACACCTTCGAAGCTTATCTGCCGGATGGAAGCTTGCTTCCGCGGGACGAGTGGCCGAGCGCGCTCGCGCTCAAGGGACACTTTGTCCAGGATTCCGGAATCGTGATCGTGAGAAAGGATACGGGGAAGAGCATCCTCGCTGAGGTCAGCACGGCTCCGATCCTGAATCAAGCTGGCGAGCCATACCTGGTGACCGTCTACTACCGGGACGTGACGGAGCAGAGCGACATCGTTCGGGCACATACCCGCCTCGCCGCCATCGTGGAATCGTCGGACGACGCGATCATCAGCAAGGATCTGCATGGCCTGGTGACAAGCTGGAACTCCGGCGCGGAGAAGATCTTCGGTTACACGGCCGGAGAGATCCTTGGGCAGTCGATCCGCCTCGTGATCCCTGCGGATCTTCAACGGGAGGAGGACGAGATCCTGGAAGGTATTCGCAGGGGCGACACGGTCGAGCATATCGAGACGCGGAGGAGAACGAAGAGTGGCGATATCATCCATCTTTCGCTGACGATTTCGCCGATCCGTGACGCGAACGGCAAGGTGATCGGCGCGTCGAAGATCGGGCGGGACATTACGGAAAGAAGGCGGCTCGAGAGCCAGTTGCACCAGAGCCAGAAGCTCGAAGCGGTCGGCCAGCTCACGGGCGGCGTGGCGCACGACTTCAACAACCTTCTTGGCGTGATCGTGGGGAATCTGGATTTGCTTGAGCGGTTGGTTCCGGACAATGCAGGCGCTCTGAAGCGCGTGCGAACGGCCCAGAAGGCCGCGGAGCGCGGCGCGGATCTGACCCGACGGCTTCTTGCCTTCTCACGCAGAGACGAGCTCAGGCCAACCCCGGCGTCGCTCAATGAATCGGTGCACAACGTCATCGCACTTTCGGCGCGCCTGATCGGACCTGAGATCAAGATCAAAAGCCATCTCGATCCGTCTCTGCCCGCCATCTTCGTCGATGCCGCGGCGCTCGAAAGTGCACTGCTGAATCTTTTCCTGAACGCGCGTGATGCGATGCCAAATGGAGGATCACTGAACATTATGTCGGAGCTACGCCAGGTGAGGGCGAGCTCTATCCCCGTGCAGGCAGGCGATCTTCAGGCCGGGAGTTATGCGGGGATCTCGATTTCCGATACCGGCTCCGGTATGTCGAAGGAGGTGTTGGAACGCGCCTTCGAACCTTTTTTCACGACAAAGAAGAGAGATCAGGGTACGGGACTTGGGTTGGCCATGGTGTACGGCTTCGTGAAGCAATCCGGTGGTACGATTCGGATCTACAGTGAGCCAGGATTCGGGACGACGGTGACTTTCTTTCTGCCCCTTGCCGAGACGATCCCGGAGCCTGTGGTGGTGCCGACCCGGCTGGCGAAGCGCAACTCAGTTGGAGTGGTGCTTGTGGTCGATGACGAATTGGACCTGCTGGAGATCGCCGCGGCTTATCTCGATGGAATGGAGTGCACGCACTTTGAGGCTGTGGATGGCGCCAGTGCACTGGAGCGGATCGCGCTTCACCCGGAGATCGAGCTTGTGGTGACGGACGTTATTATGCCGGGAGGCATGAATGGGTTTGAGCTGGCGGAGAAGATCCTCCAAGTACGCCCCGAGATGAAGATTATTTATTGCTCCGGCTTTCCGGAGGATGCGCTGGCAGAACGGCGATCGCCGCTGATGGGCGCGCCTGTGCTGCGAAAACCTTATCAGCATGTGGAGTTCGAAGAGGCAGTGCGCGAGGCGTTCGCGAGGGAAGAACCGGCGTGA
- the rpmJ gene encoding 50S ribosomal protein L36, with protein MKVRASVKKICDKCKVIHRHGVVRVICEISKHKQRQG; from the coding sequence ATGAAGGTTCGCGCCTCCGTCAAGAAGATTTGTGACAAGTGCAAGGTCATTCACCGCCACGGCGTGGTGCGTGTCATTTGCGAGATCAGCAAGCACAAGCAGCGTCAGGGCTAA
- the infA gene encoding translation initiation factor IF-1 has product MSKEDAIEVMAVVVETLPNALFKVELENKHQALAHVSGRMRKNFIRILPGDRVAIELSPYDLNRGRIVYRYK; this is encoded by the coding sequence TTGTCGAAGGAAGATGCAATTGAAGTGATGGCGGTGGTCGTTGAGACGCTGCCGAATGCGCTGTTCAAGGTTGAGCTTGAGAACAAGCATCAGGCCCTTGCGCACGTCTCCGGACGTATGCGTAAGAACTTCATCCGCATCCTCCCCGGCGACCGCGTCGCGATTGAGCTCAGCCCGTATGACCTCAACCGTGGCCGCATTGTTTACCGCTACAAGTAG
- a CDS encoding EAL domain-containing response regulator, with protein sequence MQRILVIDDDYDLGQFVAEGAQAMGMECAATTSAGAFLDGLNPETTLIFLDLVMPEMDGIELLRVLSQKRCNAGIVLMSGADRRIIQTAEEWAEDLGLSIVGQLQKPFRLAELEVMLKRHLELGRRIVTEPAAHIFVGEADLRRAVERDEFVIHFQPQIEIKTGDVVGVEALVRWQHPDFGLVFPDDFIGMAERLGLIDDLGWIVMRRALADISRFSAKAGRNLSLAINFSSYSLQDARFPNELFALMAEYGIQPATIIIEVTETGLVQKLASSLDVFARLRMRGVQLSIDDFGTGYSMLKQLRLVPATELKIDRSFVQGMINDDHDRILVQKTIEIGHELGMRVVAEGVETNQQLAFLGSRKCEIAQGYFFSRPIPPDELMRWLGLDSTRREQEATAH encoded by the coding sequence ATGCAGAGAATTCTCGTCATCGACGATGATTATGACTTAGGCCAATTCGTTGCCGAAGGCGCCCAGGCGATGGGAATGGAGTGTGCGGCGACAACGAGCGCAGGGGCCTTTCTCGACGGTCTGAACCCAGAGACGACCCTCATCTTTCTTGACCTTGTGATGCCCGAGATGGACGGCATCGAGTTACTGCGGGTTCTGAGCCAGAAGCGTTGCAACGCCGGCATTGTGCTGATGAGCGGAGCGGATCGACGGATTATCCAGACTGCGGAGGAGTGGGCCGAGGATCTTGGGTTATCGATTGTCGGGCAGTTGCAGAAGCCGTTCCGGCTCGCCGAACTGGAAGTGATGCTGAAGAGGCATCTGGAACTCGGGAGAAGAATCGTGACGGAGCCGGCGGCGCACATCTTCGTTGGCGAGGCTGACCTGCGACGGGCGGTAGAGCGGGACGAGTTCGTCATTCATTTCCAGCCGCAGATCGAGATCAAGACGGGCGACGTCGTTGGCGTGGAAGCCCTCGTTCGCTGGCAGCATCCGGACTTTGGGCTCGTCTTTCCGGATGATTTCATCGGCATGGCCGAGCGGCTTGGGCTGATCGACGACCTTGGGTGGATCGTCATGCGACGGGCGCTGGCCGATATCAGCAGGTTCTCCGCGAAGGCTGGAAGGAATCTTTCTCTGGCCATCAATTTCTCTTCTTATTCCCTTCAGGATGCGAGGTTTCCCAACGAACTCTTTGCGTTGATGGCGGAGTACGGGATACAGCCAGCGACGATCATCATCGAGGTGACGGAGACGGGCCTTGTCCAGAAGCTGGCGAGCTCGCTCGATGTGTTTGCGAGGCTGCGGATGAGGGGGGTTCAGCTTTCGATCGACGACTTCGGGACGGGATACTCCATGTTGAAGCAGCTTCGGCTTGTTCCGGCAACGGAGTTGAAGATCGATAGGAGCTTTGTTCAGGGGATGATCAACGACGATCACGATCGCATCCTGGTGCAGAAGACGATCGAAATTGGGCATGAACTCGGAATGAGAGTCGTCGCGGAGGGAGTGGAAACGAATCAGCAGCTTGCATTCCTTGGGTCGCGGAAGTGCGAGATTGCGCAGGGCTATTTCTTCAGCCGGCCGATTCCCCCAGACGAATTGATGCGCTGGCTTGGCCTTGATTCCACGAGACGAGAGCAAGAGGCTACCGCGCATTAG
- a CDS encoding hybrid sensor histidine kinase/response regulator codes for MALTNTQLQAVFDNMREGIFVLDRDHNVVQMNHSAASIFGLSGQTLSNEIAEEIFEVYLPDGSLLPRTEWAGAIALEGRFLQNYEVLVRRKDTGLLVATEVSLAPIRNEAGETELIVVCHRDVSERRDADHAKARLAAIVESSEDAIIGKDTQGIVTSWNLGAERTFGYTADEMVGQSVRRLIPPELQHEEDLILSRIRDGQTVRHIETRRVKKNGELIDISLTTSPIRDTSGRLIGASKVARDITEKKRLENQLHQSQKLEAVGQLTGGIAHDFNNLLAVILGNLDLLERLVSNDPAALKRVKTAQKASIRGADLTRRLLAFSSDGELQPRPTSLNEAVHTIVELAARGIGADIVVTTHLDASMPSVLVDVSGLENALLNLMVNARDAMPNGGSLHITSELREITDGHASVQAGDLKPGRYAGISVSDSGVGMSHEVLARALEPFFTTKKRGKGTGLGLAMVYGFVKQSGGAVRIYSEPGFGTTVTFFLPLAQQGFEAWQRTVSPMEDVKHTGTVLVVDDEADLVEIAVAYLEEMGCQVHVAADGVAALDVLAQHREIELVITDVVMPGDVNGIELGRRIGLLYPDTRVLYCSGFPADALAERTMSVNGPLLRKPYQKSEFRTAVNRAFESGAEAGGD; via the coding sequence ATGGCGCTCACGAACACGCAACTTCAGGCAGTCTTCGACAACATGAGGGAAGGGATTTTCGTCCTGGATCGAGATCACAACGTTGTCCAGATGAACCATTCGGCCGCCAGCATCTTCGGTTTATCTGGACAAACGCTCTCCAACGAGATTGCCGAAGAGATCTTTGAGGTCTATCTTCCGGACGGCAGTCTGCTGCCCCGGACGGAATGGGCGGGGGCAATTGCACTGGAGGGACGCTTTCTTCAGAACTATGAGGTTCTGGTTCGGCGGAAGGATACAGGCTTATTGGTCGCCACCGAGGTCAGCTTGGCTCCAATCAGGAATGAGGCTGGTGAAACCGAGCTCATCGTCGTCTGCCACCGCGATGTCTCTGAACGTCGAGATGCGGATCATGCAAAGGCGCGGCTCGCTGCAATCGTCGAGTCTTCGGAAGACGCGATCATCGGCAAGGATACGCAAGGCATTGTGACGAGCTGGAACCTGGGAGCGGAGAGAACGTTCGGGTATACCGCAGACGAGATGGTGGGGCAGTCGGTTCGCCGACTCATTCCTCCCGAATTGCAGCACGAGGAAGACCTGATTCTGAGCCGAATTCGTGACGGCCAGACGGTCCGGCATATTGAGACGCGACGGGTCAAGAAGAACGGCGAGCTGATCGATATCTCGCTGACCACGTCCCCGATCCGCGATACCTCCGGGCGGCTGATTGGCGCCTCCAAGGTGGCCAGGGATATTACCGAGAAGAAAAGACTTGAGAATCAACTTCACCAGAGTCAAAAGCTTGAAGCCGTGGGCCAATTGACTGGCGGCATCGCTCACGACTTCAACAACCTGCTGGCGGTCATCCTGGGGAACCTGGATTTATTGGAACGGCTCGTTTCGAACGATCCAGCGGCACTGAAGCGCGTCAAGACCGCGCAGAAAGCATCGATTCGCGGTGCGGACCTGACACGGCGCCTGCTTGCTTTCTCGAGCGATGGTGAGCTGCAACCTCGACCTACCTCCTTGAATGAAGCAGTGCACACGATCGTGGAACTAGCGGCACGAGGAATCGGTGCCGACATCGTTGTCACGACCCATCTCGACGCGTCCATGCCTTCTGTTCTCGTCGATGTCTCGGGGCTGGAGAATGCGTTATTGAACCTTATGGTGAATGCGCGCGATGCGATGCCGAACGGAGGTTCCCTGCATATCACCTCCGAGCTTCGTGAGATCACTGACGGCCATGCCTCCGTGCAAGCGGGGGATCTGAAGCCCGGGCGATATGCGGGCATCTCCGTCTCTGACTCAGGGGTGGGTATGTCGCACGAGGTGCTGGCCCGGGCTCTCGAGCCTTTCTTTACGACCAAGAAAAGAGGAAAGGGAACGGGCCTTGGACTAGCGATGGTTTACGGCTTTGTGAAGCAGTCCGGAGGCGCGGTCAGGATATACAGCGAGCCCGGTTTTGGAACGACAGTGACCTTCTTCCTGCCCCTGGCGCAGCAAGGGTTTGAAGCGTGGCAACGGACTGTTTCTCCTATGGAAGACGTGAAGCATACAGGAACGGTGCTAGTCGTCGACGACGAGGCAGACCTGGTCGAGATCGCCGTGGCTTACCTAGAAGAGATGGGTTGCCAGGTGCACGTCGCGGCGGATGGTGTGGCTGCTCTTGACGTTCTGGCTCAACACAGGGAGATCGAACTGGTTATCACGGACGTGGTCATGCCGGGCGACGTGAATGGAATTGAACTTGGCCGTAGGATCGGTCTTCTTTATCCGGATACAAGAGTGCTCTATTGCTCAGGATTCCCCGCGGATGCCCTCGCGGAGCGGACGATGTCCGTGAATGGCCCGCTTTTGCGGAAGCCGTATCAGAAGAGCGAGTTCCGCACGGCCGTCAACAGAGCTTTTGAATCTGGAGCCGAAGCAGGTGGGGATTAG
- the rpsK gene encoding 30S ribosomal protein S11 — protein MAKTQNQQKTGKAAAGKGKKFKKRERKNVPFGLVFIQATFNNTIVTITDQVGNTLSWKSSGSLGFRGSRKGTPFAAQQAAQNAANAARDHGLRAVDVRVSGPGSGRESAIRALATAGIDVRSIRDVTPMPHNGCRPPKRRRV, from the coding sequence ATGGCGAAGACTCAGAATCAGCAGAAGACCGGCAAGGCCGCCGCAGGCAAGGGCAAGAAGTTCAAGAAGCGCGAACGGAAGAACGTTCCGTTTGGCCTCGTGTTCATCCAGGCGACCTTCAACAACACCATTGTGACGATCACCGACCAGGTGGGCAACACGCTTTCGTGGAAGAGCTCGGGCTCGCTCGGCTTCCGCGGATCGCGTAAGGGTACCCCGTTCGCGGCGCAGCAGGCTGCGCAGAATGCAGCGAATGCTGCACGCGACCATGGTCTGCGTGCGGTCGATGTGCGGGTTTCGGGACCGGGATCGGGACGTGAGTCGGCGATTCGTGCTCTCGCGACTGCCGGCATCGATGTTCGGTCGATCCGGGACGTTACGCCGATGCCGCATAACGGCTGCCGTCCTCCGAAGCGCCGTCGCGTTTGA
- the rpsM gene encoding 30S ribosomal protein S13 has protein sequence MARIAGVDVPNNKQARIGLTYIFGIGDSRALRILTKADIDPFVKIATLDEDQLNRIRQVIEQEGQIEGDLRKDISLNIKRLIEIQSYRGLRHRRSLPVRGQRTHTNARTRKGPRKGTVAGKKKATK, from the coding sequence ATGGCACGTATTGCTGGAGTCGATGTTCCTAACAACAAACAGGCGCGCATCGGTCTCACCTATATCTTCGGCATCGGCGATTCGCGTGCGCTTCGCATTCTGACCAAGGCGGACATCGATCCGTTTGTGAAGATTGCGACGCTGGACGAGGATCAGCTGAACCGTATTCGTCAGGTTATTGAGCAGGAAGGTCAGATCGAGGGCGATCTCCGCAAGGATATTTCGCTCAACATCAAGCGTTTGATCGAGATCCAGTCGTATCGCGGACTTCGTCATCGCCGTTCGCTGCCGGTTCGCGGCCAGCGTACGCACACCAATGCCCGCACCCGCAAAGGCCCGCGCAAGGGAACCGTTGCCGGTAAGAAGAAAGCGACGAAATAA
- a CDS encoding Fpg/Nei family DNA glycosylase, translated as MPELPDITAYLTALSDRVLGETVLKVRLASPFLLRTVQPPFESVEGHTVLALDRIGKRIAIGFDDGKWLVLHLMIAGRLHWRQPGAKLAGRNMLAAFDFPSGSLVLTEAGSKRRASLHVFATREDAASVDPGGLDIFSLDLESFRAALTIENRTLKRALTDPRILSGIGNAYSDEILHAARLSPILQTHKLTPGEWDRLFTATRATMHLWVDRLTKEAGAAFPEKVTAFRKDMAVHGRFNQPCPICGSPIQRIRYADNETNYCPNCQTGGKVLADRSLSRLLGKDWPRTLDELEALKRR; from the coding sequence ATGCCGGAACTACCAGACATTACGGCCTATCTCACCGCTCTTTCCGATCGCGTTCTGGGCGAGACGGTTCTCAAGGTCCGCCTCGCCAGCCCCTTCCTCCTCCGCACCGTCCAACCCCCCTTTGAGTCCGTCGAAGGCCACACCGTTCTCGCCCTCGACCGCATCGGCAAACGGATCGCCATCGGCTTCGATGACGGGAAGTGGCTCGTCCTCCATCTCATGATCGCCGGACGTCTCCACTGGCGGCAGCCCGGCGCAAAGCTCGCCGGCCGGAACATGCTCGCCGCCTTTGACTTTCCTTCCGGTTCGCTGGTTCTCACCGAAGCTGGATCCAAACGCCGCGCATCCCTCCACGTCTTCGCCACCCGCGAGGATGCCGCATCTGTCGATCCCGGCGGACTCGATATCTTCTCTCTCGACCTCGAATCGTTCCGCGCCGCCCTCACCATCGAAAACCGCACCCTCAAGCGAGCCCTTACCGACCCCCGCATCCTCTCAGGCATCGGCAACGCATACTCAGACGAGATACTCCACGCTGCCCGCCTCTCGCCCATCCTCCAAACCCACAAGCTCACCCCCGGGGAGTGGGATCGCCTCTTCACAGCTACTCGCGCCACCATGCACCTCTGGGTCGACCGCCTCACGAAGGAAGCTGGCGCCGCCTTCCCCGAAAAGGTCACCGCCTTTCGCAAGGACATGGCCGTCCACGGTCGATTCAACCAGCCCTGCCCCATCTGCGGTAGCCCTATCCAACGGATCCGCTATGCCGACAACGAAACCAACTACTGCCCGAACTGTCAGACCGGTGGTAAAGTCCTGGCCGACCGGAGCCTCTCCCGCCTCCTCGGCAAGGATTGGCCTCGCACCCTCGACGAACTCGAAGCCCTTAAGCGCCGCTGA
- a CDS encoding DNA-directed RNA polymerase subunit alpha → MLWRGFQKPKRLAVENETLTDKYGKFSAQPFERGFGTTIGNALRRTLLSSIEGAAVTAVRIEGVLHEFQSITGVVEDATDIILNLKQIPFKLNGEGPKALYLRADTAGVVTSGSIEADGDVEILDKDVYICTISEGGKIDMEMRLKRGRGYISADKNFDGDLGLGFIPVDSVHSPVRKVNYIVEAARLGQITDYDKLSVEIWTNGTILPADALGLSAKLLKDHMTIFINFEEEMEAGHEHLDGPMIRNENLNRSVEELELSVRSYNCLKNANIATIGELIQKTEAEMLKTKNFGRKSLNEIKEILAQMGLSLGMKIDESGNPVPGPTSVLPAATLAASFGGFDDDEDEDEDEDDLDLVGSEPENF, encoded by the coding sequence ATGCTTTGGAGAGGTTTTCAAAAGCCCAAGCGTCTCGCAGTCGAGAACGAAACACTTACCGACAAGTACGGCAAATTTTCCGCACAGCCCTTTGAGCGCGGCTTCGGTACGACGATCGGCAATGCCCTTCGCCGCACGCTGCTCTCGTCGATCGAAGGCGCTGCTGTGACCGCTGTTCGCATCGAAGGCGTGCTGCACGAGTTTCAGTCGATCACGGGCGTCGTTGAAGATGCGACCGACATCATCCTGAACCTGAAGCAGATCCCGTTCAAGCTGAATGGCGAAGGTCCGAAGGCTCTCTATCTCCGTGCGGACACCGCTGGTGTGGTGACGTCGGGTTCGATCGAGGCTGATGGCGATGTCGAGATTCTCGACAAGGATGTGTACATCTGCACCATCTCCGAGGGCGGCAAGATCGACATGGAGATGCGGTTGAAGCGTGGGCGTGGATACATCTCGGCGGACAAGAACTTCGACGGCGATCTTGGCCTCGGGTTCATTCCGGTCGATTCGGTTCACTCGCCTGTGCGCAAGGTCAACTACATCGTCGAGGCGGCTCGTCTCGGTCAGATCACCGACTACGATAAGCTCTCGGTCGAGATCTGGACGAACGGCACGATTCTTCCGGCGGATGCGCTTGGCCTTTCGGCAAAGCTGCTGAAGGATCACATGACCATCTTCATCAACTTCGAAGAGGAGATGGAAGCGGGTCATGAGCATCTCGATGGGCCGATGATTCGCAACGAGAATCTGAACCGGTCGGTTGAGGAGCTCGAGCTTTCGGTTCGCAGCTATAACTGCCTGAAGAACGCGAATATTGCGACGATCGGGGAGCTGATCCAGAAGACTGAAGCCGAGATGCTGAAGACGAAGAACTTCGGGCGCAAGTCGCTGAACGAGATCAAGGAGATTCTCGCGCAGATGGGCCTGTCGCTTGGCATGAAGATCGACGAGAGCGGCAACCCTGTCCCGGGACCGACCTCGGTTCTTCCGGCGGCGACGCTGGCGGCTAGCTTCGGCGGCTTTGATGACGACGAAGACGAGGATGAGGACGAGGATGATCTCGACCTCGTGGGCAGCGAGCCGGAAAACTTCTAA
- a CDS encoding hydroxypyruvate isomerase family protein: MNRRVFGQMMAAAAVGGALARSGAQNAQAVEPRFSCEIALLKLPSFDRCIEVVAAAGYQGVELISYFQQWSPEEQRRLMAKMRSLGVMIDMLSGLQASFAIPDQTEEFVSRVAKHCTVAKGLECPQINIKSGKRLDNVSPQAQVTAAVENLKRAGDVAAENGINIVIEPIDLIENPTIFLSSVKDGFDIVRAVNHPNVKVLYDFYHEQRVGGNLIEKLEKNIDWVGLVHIADVPGRHEAGTGEINYANIYRVLGKLNYKRFIAMEYEPTFDAVASLRKSKVEALRGMAEGRKVVG, translated from the coding sequence ATGAATCGACGAGTGTTCGGCCAGATGATGGCGGCGGCAGCGGTGGGCGGCGCTCTGGCTCGCTCGGGAGCGCAGAATGCTCAGGCTGTTGAGCCAAGATTTTCCTGCGAGATCGCTCTGCTCAAGTTGCCTTCGTTCGATCGGTGTATTGAGGTTGTCGCGGCGGCGGGTTATCAGGGGGTGGAGTTGATCAGCTACTTCCAGCAGTGGAGTCCTGAGGAACAGCGACGGCTGATGGCGAAGATGCGTTCTCTCGGCGTCATGATCGACATGCTGAGCGGGTTGCAGGCTAGTTTCGCCATACCCGATCAGACGGAAGAGTTTGTGTCGCGCGTGGCGAAACATTGCACGGTGGCGAAGGGGCTCGAGTGTCCGCAGATCAATATCAAGTCTGGTAAGAGGCTTGACAACGTATCGCCACAGGCTCAGGTCACCGCCGCTGTCGAGAACCTAAAGCGGGCGGGAGATGTGGCGGCGGAGAACGGGATCAACATCGTGATCGAGCCGATCGACCTGATCGAGAATCCTACGATCTTCCTGTCGTCGGTGAAGGATGGCTTCGATATCGTGCGTGCGGTGAATCACCCGAACGTCAAGGTGTTGTACGACTTCTATCATGAGCAGCGCGTGGGCGGGAACCTCATCGAGAAGCTTGAGAAGAACATCGACTGGGTTGGGTTAGTCCACATTGCAGATGTTCCCGGACGGCATGAGGCGGGCACGGGGGAGATCAACTATGCCAATATCTACCGGGTGCTGGGCAAGTTGAACTACAAGCGTTTTATTGCGATGGAGTATGAGCCGACCTTCGATGCCGTTGCTTCGCTGCGTAAATCAAAGGTTGAGGCGCTGCGGGGGATGGCTGAGGGGCGAAAGGTAGTTGGATAG